The Geothermobacter hydrogeniphilus genome contains a region encoding:
- the narI gene encoding respiratory nitrate reductase subunit gamma, translating into MMDLILFGIFPYVAVALAVAVGIYRYTIDRYSWSSQSSQFLEKKALFWGSVPWHYAILLILLAHFLAFLVPGAWDALLGAPLRLLLLEATGMALGICTLLALLLLIVRRAGNARLCVVTSRVDWLLLILLLLQVATGVIIATTLRWGGLWYAHTISPWLWSLLTLRPDIQYLAVMPAVVKLHAFNGFLLLAVFPFSRLVHVVSVPFTYLSRPYQVVVWHRRRARQG; encoded by the coding sequence ATGATGGATCTGATTCTGTTCGGCATCTTCCCCTATGTCGCCGTCGCCCTGGCGGTGGCCGTCGGCATCTATCGTTACACCATTGATCGTTATTCCTGGTCGTCCCAGTCATCCCAGTTCCTGGAGAAGAAGGCGCTGTTCTGGGGTTCGGTTCCCTGGCATTACGCCATCCTGCTGATCCTGCTGGCCCATTTCCTCGCTTTCCTGGTGCCGGGCGCCTGGGATGCGCTGCTCGGGGCGCCGTTACGGCTGTTGCTGCTGGAGGCGACCGGCATGGCGCTGGGGATCTGTACCCTGCTGGCGCTGCTGCTGCTGATTGTCCGCCGGGCCGGCAACGCCCGCCTTTGTGTGGTGACCAGCAGGGTCGACTGGTTGCTGCTGATTCTGCTGCTGCTGCAGGTCGCGACCGGCGTCATCATCGCCACCACCCTGCGCTGGGGAGGTCTCTGGTACGCGCACACCATTTCACCCTGGCTCTGGTCGCTGCTGACTCTGCGGCCGGACATCCAGTACCTGGCGGTGATGCCGGCGGTGGTCAAGCTGCACGCCTTCAACGGGTTCCTGCTGCTGGCGGTTTTCCCCTTCTCGCGCCTGGTGCATGTGGTCAGCGTCCCCTTCACCTACCTCAGCCGTCCCTACCAGGTGGTGGTCTGGCATCGCCGGCGCGCGCGGCAGGGGTGA
- a CDS encoding MFS transporter, giving the protein MMEQKATATSHKVLFLNTLAFTVCFAAWMFNGVLVTFLADNQVFDWGPVEIGWLMGIPVLTGSIFRLPAGMLTDKFGGKPVYGTLLFLCAIPMFLLSKADSFTTFALCSFGFGLAGVSFSIGIAFSSVWYPRERQGTALGIFGAGNAGAALTTMFAPTILNRLTDNGANLDAWRQLPIYYAIMLAAMGVVFFIFSENKKPASSTKTFTQMLTPLKNVRVWRFGLYYFLVFGCFVAFSQWLVPYFVNVYYLPLVTAGLFASAFSLPSGVIRALGGWLSDLFGGRTVMYWVLGASVVISFLVIVPKMEIYSPGRGVMAKRAGVVTAVNPESIAVDGKSYKLKLKPQNLETFDDQMLILPTKQAWHEPVVEVGQQVRKKELLAKGVTRIFFQANVWIFAILIIMLGSIWGIGKAAVYKLIPDYFPDEVGVVGGMVGVLGGLGGFFCPIIFGYLLEWTGLWTSCWIFMCALSLVCLLWLHLTVQKLMREKHPEDMQKIEQDKQTIIEEALKE; this is encoded by the coding sequence ATGATGGAGCAAAAGGCAACAGCCACTTCTCACAAGGTCCTGTTTCTCAATACCTTGGCCTTCACGGTTTGCTTCGCCGCCTGGATGTTCAACGGGGTGCTGGTCACCTTTCTGGCCGACAACCAGGTTTTCGACTGGGGACCGGTCGAAATCGGCTGGCTGATGGGGATTCCGGTGTTGACCGGTTCGATTTTTCGTCTGCCGGCCGGAATGCTGACCGACAAATTCGGCGGCAAGCCGGTCTACGGTACCCTGCTGTTTCTCTGCGCCATCCCGATGTTCCTGCTCTCGAAAGCCGACAGTTTCACCACCTTTGCCCTGTGCAGCTTCGGTTTCGGTCTGGCCGGGGTCAGCTTCTCCATCGGCATCGCCTTCTCCTCGGTCTGGTACCCGCGCGAGCGCCAGGGAACGGCCCTGGGGATCTTCGGCGCCGGCAACGCCGGCGCGGCTCTGACCACCATGTTTGCCCCGACCATCCTCAACCGGCTGACCGACAACGGCGCCAATCTCGACGCCTGGCGGCAGTTGCCGATCTATTACGCCATCATGCTGGCGGCGATGGGAGTGGTTTTCTTCATCTTCTCCGAGAACAAGAAACCGGCCTCCTCGACCAAGACCTTTACCCAGATGCTGACCCCGCTGAAGAATGTCCGGGTCTGGCGCTTCGGGCTCTACTACTTCCTGGTGTTCGGCTGCTTCGTGGCTTTCTCGCAGTGGCTGGTTCCCTACTTCGTCAACGTCTACTACCTGCCGCTGGTGACCGCCGGCCTGTTCGCCTCGGCCTTCAGTCTCCCGTCCGGGGTGATTCGTGCCCTGGGCGGCTGGCTCTCCGACCTGTTCGGCGGCCGCACGGTGATGTACTGGGTACTCGGTGCCTCAGTGGTGATCAGCTTCCTGGTGATCGTGCCGAAGATGGAGATCTATTCACCGGGGCGCGGGGTGATGGCCAAGCGGGCCGGGGTGGTGACCGCGGTCAACCCCGAGTCGATTGCGGTCGACGGCAAGAGCTACAAACTGAAGCTCAAGCCGCAGAACCTGGAAACCTTCGATGACCAGATGCTGATCCTGCCGACCAAGCAGGCCTGGCACGAGCCGGTGGTCGAGGTCGGCCAGCAGGTCAGGAAGAAGGAGTTGCTGGCCAAGGGGGTGACGCGGATCTTCTTCCAGGCCAATGTCTGGATTTTCGCCATCCTGATCATCATGCTCGGCAGTATCTGGGGGATCGGCAAGGCGGCGGTCTACAAGCTGATTCCCGATTATTTCCCTGACGAGGTCGGTGTTGTCGGCGGCATGGTCGGGGTGCTGGGGGGGCTGGGCGGCTTCTTTTGCCCGATTATTTTCGGTTACCTGCTGGAATGGACCGGGCTGTGGACCAGTTGCTGGATTTTCATGTGCGCCCTGTCGCTGGTCTGTCTGCTCTGGCTGCATCTCACGGTGCAGAAACTGATGCGCGAAAAACACCCTGAAGATATGCAGAAAATCGAACAGGACAAACAAACCATTATCGAAGAAGCTCTCAAGGAGTAA
- a CDS encoding antiporter yields the protein MPINLDKWDVEDEQFWNSQGKKIATRNLWISIPSLLCGFAVWLYWGIITVQMINLGYPFSQSQLFTLSAIAGLTGATLRIPSSFLIRIAGGRNTIFLTTAMLMIPAIGTGLALQNRATPIEVYYLLALFSGIGGGNFASSMSNISFFFPKRVQGTSLGLNAGLGNFGVTTMQIVIPLVMTFGLFGGEPQTLINTSGTLIGKIPAGTETFIHNAGFVWLLLLVPLAFAGFFGMNNITTETVSPNLASTPKCFAMILGLLAIAFVTSIAGLYLLLPPPVGLGLLSKWIVLPLVIAATVYGMKFLTTGGLRENLNRQYRIFNNKHTWAMTIIYTMTFGSFIGYSAAFALSIKVIFGFSHIMVDGVMTHNTINPNGPSALMFAWMGPFIGALIRPVGGKIADKLGGAIVTQWVSIVMVISALGCAYFMKAAYASATPEDYFIPFLVLFIVLFTATGVGNGSTFRSIAVIFDSEQAGPVLGWTSAVAAYGAFIIPKVFGEQIKATTPENALYGFAIFYFVCLVINWWFYTRKNAYIQNP from the coding sequence ATGCCTATCAACCTGGACAAGTGGGACGTCGAGGACGAGCAGTTCTGGAATTCCCAAGGCAAGAAGATCGCCACCCGCAACCTGTGGATCTCGATTCCCAGCCTGCTCTGCGGCTTTGCCGTCTGGCTCTACTGGGGGATCATCACCGTACAGATGATCAACCTCGGCTATCCGTTCAGTCAGTCGCAGCTGTTCACCCTGTCGGCGATCGCCGGCCTGACCGGCGCCACCCTGCGGATTCCGAGCTCCTTCCTGATCCGCATCGCCGGCGGCCGCAACACCATTTTTCTGACCACGGCGATGTTGATGATCCCGGCGATCGGTACCGGGCTGGCCCTGCAGAACCGGGCCACGCCGATTGAGGTCTACTACCTGCTCGCCCTCTTCTCCGGCATCGGCGGCGGCAACTTCGCCTCCTCGATGTCGAACATCAGTTTCTTCTTTCCCAAGCGGGTGCAGGGGACTTCGCTCGGACTGAACGCCGGGCTGGGCAACTTCGGTGTCACCACCATGCAGATCGTGATTCCGCTGGTGATGACCTTCGGCCTGTTCGGCGGTGAGCCGCAGACCCTGATCAATACCAGCGGCACCCTGATCGGCAAGATCCCGGCCGGCACCGAGACCTTCATCCACAATGCTGGTTTCGTCTGGTTGCTGCTGCTGGTGCCGCTCGCCTTCGCCGGCTTCTTCGGCATGAACAACATCACCACCGAAACCGTATCGCCGAACCTGGCATCGACGCCGAAATGCTTCGCCATGATCCTCGGGCTGCTGGCGATCGCCTTCGTCACCTCGATCGCCGGTCTCTACCTGCTGCTGCCGCCGCCGGTCGGTTTGGGGCTGCTGAGCAAGTGGATCGTGCTGCCGCTGGTGATCGCCGCCACGGTTTACGGAATGAAATTTCTGACCACCGGCGGTCTGCGTGAAAATCTCAACCGCCAGTACCGGATTTTCAACAACAAGCACACCTGGGCGATGACCATCATCTACACCATGACCTTCGGTTCCTTCATCGGCTACTCGGCGGCCTTCGCCCTGTCGATCAAGGTTATCTTCGGCTTTTCCCATATCATGGTCGACGGGGTGATGACCCACAACACGATCAATCCGAATGGCCCCAGCGCGTTGATGTTTGCCTGGATGGGACCCTTCATCGGCGCCCTGATCCGCCCGGTCGGCGGCAAGATCGCCGACAAGCTCGGTGGCGCCATCGTCACCCAGTGGGTTTCGATCGTGATGGTCATCTCGGCCCTGGGCTGCGCCTACTTCATGAAGGCCGCCTACGCCTCGGCGACCCCGGAAGACTACTTCATTCCGTTCCTGGTGCTGTTCATCGTGCTGTTCACCGCCACCGGGGTCGGCAACGGTTCGACCTTCCGCTCCATCGCGGTGATCTTCGACAGCGAACAGGCCGGTCCGGTGCTCGGCTGGACCTCGGCGGTCGCCGCCTACGGCGCCTTCATCATCCCCAAGGTGTTCGGTGAGCAGATCAAGGCCACCACGCCGGAAAACGCACTTTACGGCTTCGCGATCTTCTATTTCGTCTGCCTGGTGATCAACTGGTGGTTCTATACCCGCAAAAACGCCTATATCCAGAACCCGTAA
- a CDS encoding PAS domain-containing protein, with the protein MTDFETGKLCERIVNQAPDAILFADNRGIIRLWNQGAERIFGWPAAEALGQPLDLIIPEKLRGRHGEGFARVMASGISKYGTDLLSVPATHKDGHRLSVDFCIVMLKDDQGRVEGVAAIMRDMSAQRQKEKALKERVAELEER; encoded by the coding sequence ATGACCGATTTTGAGACCGGCAAACTCTGCGAACGGATTGTCAACCAGGCCCCGGACGCAATCCTGTTCGCCGACAACCGGGGTATCATCCGTCTCTGGAACCAGGGGGCGGAGCGGATTTTCGGCTGGCCGGCCGCCGAAGCTTTGGGTCAGCCCCTTGACCTGATCATTCCCGAGAAGCTGCGTGGCCGACACGGGGAGGGTTTCGCCAGGGTGATGGCGAGTGGTATATCGAAATACGGCACCGACCTGCTGTCGGTGCCCGCGACCCACAAGGACGGTCACCGGCTGTCGGTCGACTTCTGCATCGTCATGCTCAAGGATGATCAGGGGCGGGTCGAAGGAGTCGCGGCGATCATGCGCGACATGAGCGCTCAGCGGCAGAAGGAGAAGGCGCTCAAGGAACGGGTTGCCGAGCTGGAGGAACGCTGA
- a CDS encoding shikimate kinase yields MNHERSNLILTGMPGAGKSTVGVILAKRLGFSFVDTDLLIQMRTGRLLQETIDCKGLTAFRHLEERVLLEFNACNAVVATGGSAIYSEAAMCHLAAIGTIIFLDVPLDELEQRLHDMESRGLVIDPGSSLAELYAERLPRYRRWAKITIDEGGKNLEEVVEEICIRVNNQTR; encoded by the coding sequence GCGCCGGCAAAAGCACCGTCGGCGTCATACTGGCCAAGCGTCTCGGATTCAGCTTCGTCGATACCGACCTGCTGATCCAGATGCGCACCGGCAGACTGCTGCAGGAAACTATTGATTGTAAGGGACTGACCGCCTTCCGACACCTGGAAGAGCGGGTACTGCTGGAATTCAACGCCTGCAACGCGGTGGTCGCCACCGGCGGTTCGGCAATCTACAGCGAGGCGGCGATGTGCCACCTGGCCGCCATCGGCACCATCATCTTTCTCGATGTCCCGCTGGACGAACTGGAGCAGCGCCTGCACGACATGGAAAGCCGCGGGCTGGTCATCGATCCCGGCAGCAGTCTTGCCGAACTCTATGCCGAACGGCTGCCGCGTTACCGGCGCTGGGCCAAAATCACCATCGATGAGGGGGGGAAGAACCTGGAAGAGGTGGTGGAAGAGATCTGTATAAGGGTAAACAACCAGACACGATGA